A part of Mercenaria mercenaria strain notata unplaced genomic scaffold, MADL_Memer_1 contig_550, whole genome shotgun sequence genomic DNA contains:
- the LOC128554589 gene encoding probable UDP-galactopyranose mutase: protein MKISFHMLNTDFPSERFDICVVGAGLSGAVIAERYASTTNKTIAMLEKRNHIGGNCYDYTDIETGIRVSKYGAHLFHTKYDRVWSYIQQFGKWVPYELKVQALIQGKHVPVPVNIDTVNTLFNIRISNADEMKDWLQNVQIHYNRSPINFEEVILSRVGKVLHEYIFKPYTFKKWNKTPAELDPSMLGWIPVRTNWDNRYFTDPYQAVPKEGYTKMIENMLHSTLITLKLNTDYFKVSERMECGKTFFTGPIDRYHAKFGLDALEYRSLLFERKVIKNIKHFQPTLIVTHPSLAENFTRIVEYKWLDHEKYNSNDTVIFIERSTDIGETYYPVPNKKNEDLYKKYQAYTQLESNIHFLGRSAKYEYFDMDEAIKNALDTFYSVS from the coding sequence ATGAAAATATCGTTTCATATGTTAAATACGGATTTTCCATCAGAACGATTCGATATATGTGTGGTTGGGGCTGGTCTTTCAGGTGCAGTTATAGCGGAAAGATATGcatcaacaacaaataaaactatTGCTATGTTAGAAAAACGAAATCATATTGGAGGGAATTGTTACGATTACACTGATATAGAAACAGGTATTCGTGTATCAAAATATGGGGCCCATCTTTTCCATACTAAATATGATCGTGTATGGTCGTATATTCAACAGTTTGGTAAATGGGTTCCATATGAACTTAAAGTACAAGCACTTATTCAAGGAAAACATGTTCCGGTACCAGTCAATATTGATACAGTCAATACATTATTTAATATTCGTATTTCAAATGCAGATGAAATGAAGGATTGGCTGCAAAATGTGCAGATTCATTATAATCGTTCTCCAATTAATTTTGAGGAAGTCATCTTATCAAGAGTTGGTAAAGTGTTGCATGAATATATATTCAAACCATACACTTTTAAGAAATGGAACAAAACTCCAGCGGAACTTGATCCATCTATGCTTGGTTGGATTCCAGTAAGAACAAACTGGGACAATCGTTACTTTACTGATCCTTATCAGGCCGTTCCAAAAGAGGGCTACacaaaaatgattgaaaatatgcTACATTCAACACTTATAACGTTGAAATTAAATACAGACTATTTTAAGGTTTCTGAGCGAATGGAATGTGGAAAAACTTTTTTCACTGGTCCGATTGATAGATATCATGCAAAATTTGGGCTAGACGCCTTGGAGTATCGATCTTTACTTTTCGAAAGAAAagtgataaaaaatataaaacacttcCAGCCAACATTGATAGTGACCCATCCAAGCTTAGCGGAAAATTTTACACGAATTGTAGAATACAAATGGCTAGATCATGAAAAATACAATTCCAATGACACAGTTATTTTTATTGAAAGGTCGACTGATATCGGTGAGACGTATTATCCAGTACCAAATAAAAAGAATGAGGATCTTTATAAAAAGTACCAGGCGTACACACAATTAGAAAGTAACATACACTTTCTCGGTAGATCAGCGAAGTATGAATATTTTGATATGGATGAAGCAATTAAAAATGCACTTGACACATTTTATAGTGTGTCATGA